Genomic window (Streptomyces sp. LX-29):
GGCGAGGACGCGGGCGAGGGTGTGCAACCGGTCGGCGGCCGTGCCGTCGCGGTCGACGACGACGGCGGCGAATTCGTCCCCACCGAGCCGCCCCACCACACCGCCGGGGGTGGTGCCGTGGGCGAGTCGGGCGGCGACCGTGGCGAGCAGCACGTCACCGGCCGCGTGGCCGAAGCGGTCGTTGATCTGCTTGAAGTGGTCGACGTCCGCCAGCACGACCACGGCGCGGGGGTCGCGCAGCAGGCGGCGGGCCCGCCGGGTGAACGCGTCCCGCGTCCACAGCCCGGTGAGCGGGTCACGGCGGGCGGTGGTCAGCCGTCCGTGCAGCCACCGGGCGTGTGCCGCCCACCCGATGACGGGCGGCACTGCCGGTAAGAGCGCAGCGAGGGTGCTCACGGCGTCACCGCCCCGGTGGCGCGTTCGGCGAGCAGGGCGTCACGCAGCTTGCGGGCGTTGGCGGGCGAGGTACGCAAGGCCCGGCGAATGCCCTCGCCGGTCACCTCAGCGTCCGTCAT
Coding sequences:
- a CDS encoding GGDEF domain-containing protein — translated: MSTLAALLPAVPPVIGWAAHARWLHGRLTTARRDPLTGLWTRDAFTRRARRLLRDPRAVVVLADVDHFKQINDRFGHAAGDVLLATVAARLAHGTTPGGVVGRLGGDEFAAVVVDRDGTAADRLHTLARVLARPVDTAPEVHTTVSLGWVRAVDHPGEELSSLLRRADEAMYAAKRSGRSGPRRARLGRLLGSVAGRRPGRRGAA